In the Devosia sp. SL43 genome, one interval contains:
- a CDS encoding VOC family protein: MQIVGPDEVVFGVDDMEACRAFLLDYGLTEVGGGFYEALDGTGIRILPRNDPSLPAPLPTATLMRKTIYGTVDQAAVDAIAAELETDRAVKRFDDGSIEAKDDLGFVLGFRVTTRRKLNLPAELVNSPGAPPMRAENIVAANQDAEAKPRMLSHVVYFVPDVLKAEKFYVERLKFVETDRFVQAGPFLRPRACKDHHTLFLIQTPDYMQGLEHIAFHMQGPTELMLAGSRMVKKGYESFWGPGRHKLGSNWFWYFNSPLATHIEYDADMDLHDDSWVSRHVDLSPEHSQLFLFENRDKWSPGPPPKDD; this comes from the coding sequence ATGCAGATTGTCGGTCCTGATGAGGTTGTCTTTGGTGTGGACGACATGGAGGCCTGCCGGGCGTTTCTGCTCGACTATGGTCTGACTGAAGTCGGCGGCGGCTTTTACGAGGCCCTGGACGGCACCGGCATCCGCATCCTGCCACGCAATGACCCGTCTCTGCCGGCGCCGTTGCCAACGGCAACACTGATGCGCAAGACCATCTATGGCACGGTCGATCAGGCCGCCGTCGATGCCATCGCCGCCGAGCTGGAGACCGATCGTGCGGTCAAGCGCTTCGATGACGGCTCGATCGAGGCCAAGGACGACCTGGGTTTCGTCCTGGGCTTTCGGGTCACGACACGGCGCAAGCTGAACCTGCCGGCAGAGCTGGTCAATTCGCCGGGTGCTCCGCCGATGCGGGCGGAAAACATTGTTGCGGCCAATCAGGACGCCGAGGCCAAGCCACGCATGCTGTCCCACGTCGTGTATTTTGTGCCCGATGTGCTCAAGGCCGAGAAATTCTACGTTGAACGCCTCAAATTCGTCGAGACGGATCGCTTTGTCCAGGCCGGCCCATTCCTGCGCCCGCGTGCCTGCAAGGACCATCACACGCTGTTCCTGATCCAGACGCCAGACTACATGCAGGGGCTCGAACACATCGCCTTCCATATGCAGGGACCAACCGAGCTGATGCTCGCGGGCTCGCGCATGGTCAAGAAAGGCTATGAGAGCTTTTGGGGCCCTGGGCGACACAAGCTTGGTTCGAACTGGTTCTGGTACTTCAATTCGCCGCTGGCGACCCACATTGAATATGATGCGGACATGGACCTGCATGACGACAGCTGGGTGTCGCGCCATGTCGACCTGAGCCCCGAGCATTCGCAGCTCTTCCTGTTCGAAAACCGGGACAAGTGGTCGCCGGGCCCGCCGCCCAAAGACGACTGA
- a CDS encoding BMP family protein encodes MTDQLKLGRRAFVSAIALGAAAMALSGPVFAQDVIKVAAIWTVPVEQQWASRLHNALVAAQERGEIEYVYSENTTNTDYERVMREYAEQGVKLMVGEAFGVEQPARAVASEYPEIMFLMGSSLPPVEPNFATFDNFIQEPSYLTGMIAGAKTESNKIGMVGGYAIPEVNRLMNAFMAGALSVNPDVKFSVSFINSWYDPPKAKEAAFAMVDAGADILYAERFGVSDAAKERGILAIGNVIDTSTDYPGTILASALWHGEPMIDKAIAEVKAGSFTASDYGIYAFMEYGGSSAVYDEALAGAEAVAAAKSKEAEIVAGTFKVEINDAEPSSTM; translated from the coding sequence ATGACTGATCAACTGAAGCTTGGACGACGTGCATTCGTGTCGGCGATCGCGCTGGGGGCCGCCGCAATGGCGCTTTCCGGTCCGGTGTTCGCGCAGGATGTGATCAAGGTCGCGGCGATCTGGACCGTGCCGGTCGAGCAGCAATGGGCTAGCCGCCTGCACAATGCGTTGGTCGCGGCGCAGGAGCGCGGCGAGATCGAGTATGTCTATTCCGAGAACACCACCAATACCGACTATGAGCGCGTGATGCGCGAATATGCCGAGCAGGGCGTCAAGCTCATGGTGGGCGAGGCGTTCGGCGTCGAGCAGCCGGCGCGTGCTGTTGCCAGCGAATACCCCGAGATCATGTTCCTGATGGGCTCGTCCTTGCCGCCGGTGGAGCCGAACTTCGCCACCTTTGACAATTTCATCCAGGAGCCAAGCTACCTCACCGGCATGATCGCCGGGGCCAAGACCGAGAGCAACAAGATCGGTATGGTCGGTGGTTATGCCATTCCCGAAGTCAACCGCCTGATGAACGCCTTCATGGCAGGCGCGCTGTCGGTCAATCCCGACGTCAAGTTCTCAGTCAGCTTCATCAACTCCTGGTACGATCCGCCCAAGGCCAAGGAAGCCGCCTTCGCCATGGTCGATGCCGGCGCCGACATTCTCTATGCCGAGCGCTTCGGCGTTTCGGACGCTGCCAAGGAACGCGGCATCCTCGCCATCGGTAATGTGATCGACACCTCGACGGACTATCCGGGTACCATCTTGGCCAGCGCGCTCTGGCATGGCGAGCCGATGATCGACAAAGCGATCGCCGAGGTGAAGGCCGGCAGCTTCACCGCTTCCGACTACGGCATCTATGCCTTCATGGAATATGGCGGCTCCAGCGCCGTCTATGACGAGGCGCTCGCCGGTGCTGAAGCGGTGGCAGCCGCCAAGTCCAAGGAAGCCGAGATCGTCGCCGGCACGTTCAAGGTCGAGATCAACGACGCCGAGCCGTCCTCGACCATGTAG
- a CDS encoding ABC transporter ATP-binding protein, protein MTNSDGVVLSLEGITKRFGKLAANDGLDLSLRRGEILALLGENGAGKTTLMNILFGHYVQDEGVVRVAGADGDLRTLPPGSPGAALAAGIGMVHQHFALAENLSGLDNIRLGTEGLLALGGKAKARQKVLQIIAESGLEVDLDRRVAALTVGEKQRVEILKALYRDVRVLILDEPTAVLTPQESEGLFTVLRRLAGNGLGVIFISHKLGEVLSVSNRILVLRGGRKAGELVTADTDRRTIADLMVGKAVAEVKRTASHPAETLLEFDGVDLRQGSARQSLRDVSFALRAGEIVGLAGVSGNGQGGIAALISGLAVPDAGAVRLYGAAIITADPRALVAAGVARMPEDRQHDGVVGTMSVADNIAIEEVRGAAFSRLGLLDRKAMQARATSAIAAYDIRCPGPDAEARLLSGGNVQKLILARVLEREPRVILANQPTRGLDVGAQSEVHRRIIAARDRGAAVLVISEDLDELFALADRFLVVHAGEVSDAGPSDRLDRGAVGLLMAGQAA, encoded by the coding sequence ATGACCAATTCAGATGGCGTCGTGCTCTCGCTCGAGGGCATCACCAAACGTTTCGGCAAGCTCGCGGCCAATGACGGGCTGGACCTGAGCTTGCGCCGCGGTGAGATCCTGGCGCTGCTGGGCGAGAACGGTGCCGGCAAGACGACGCTGATGAACATCCTCTTCGGCCACTATGTGCAGGATGAGGGCGTGGTGCGGGTGGCCGGAGCCGATGGTGACCTGCGAACCTTGCCGCCGGGATCGCCGGGAGCCGCGCTGGCGGCTGGTATCGGCATGGTGCATCAGCATTTCGCTCTGGCAGAAAACCTCAGCGGCCTCGACAATATCCGGCTCGGAACCGAAGGCCTTTTGGCGCTGGGCGGCAAAGCCAAGGCGCGCCAGAAAGTGCTGCAGATCATTGCCGAGAGCGGGTTGGAGGTTGATCTCGACCGGCGCGTCGCGGCGCTCACCGTCGGCGAGAAGCAGCGGGTGGAAATCCTCAAGGCGCTGTACCGCGACGTGCGCGTGCTGATCCTTGATGAGCCCACGGCGGTGCTGACCCCCCAGGAGTCTGAGGGCCTGTTCACCGTGCTGCGTCGGCTGGCGGGCAACGGCCTGGGTGTGATCTTCATTTCGCACAAGCTGGGCGAGGTGCTGTCGGTGTCCAATCGCATCCTCGTGCTGCGCGGCGGACGCAAGGCGGGCGAACTGGTAACGGCCGATACCGACCGACGCACCATTGCCGACCTTATGGTGGGCAAGGCGGTGGCGGAGGTGAAGCGAACGGCGTCGCATCCCGCAGAGACGCTGCTTGAATTTGACGGCGTGGACCTGCGTCAGGGCTCGGCGAGACAGTCGCTCCGGGATGTGAGTTTCGCATTGCGGGCCGGCGAGATCGTGGGTTTAGCCGGCGTCTCCGGCAACGGGCAAGGCGGCATTGCTGCGCTGATCTCGGGGTTGGCCGTGCCCGATGCAGGCGCCGTTCGCCTCTATGGCGCTGCCATAATCACAGCTGATCCACGCGCGCTGGTTGCGGCTGGCGTGGCTCGAATGCCCGAGGACCGGCAGCACGATGGCGTGGTTGGGACCATGAGCGTGGCCGACAATATTGCCATTGAGGAAGTGCGCGGCGCAGCATTCTCGCGGCTGGGCCTGCTCGATCGCAAGGCCATGCAGGCGCGGGCGACCAGCGCGATCGCCGCTTACGACATCCGCTGCCCGGGGCCGGACGCCGAGGCGCGGCTGCTGTCGGGCGGCAATGTGCAGAAGCTCATCCTGGCGCGGGTGCTGGAGCGCGAGCCGCGCGTTATCCTCGCCAACCAGCCGACGCGCGGCCTCGATGTCGGAGCACAATCCGAAGTGCATCGCCGGATCATCGCGGCGCGCGATCGGGGCGCAGCGGTGCTGGTAATCTCGGAAGACCTCGACGAATTGTTTGCACTGGCCGATCGCTTCCTTGTGGTGCATGCCGGTGAGGTCAGCGATGCCGGTCCGTCCGATCGGCTGGATCGCGGCGCGGTGGGACTGTTGATGGCGGGGCAGGCGGCATGA
- a CDS encoding ABC transporter permease codes for MSFRLESRTDASVALKLMVSLGAAVAALLLVAIPVLFAGGSPLTAYSLIIQGAFGSMFAFSETLNRATPLILTGLAAAVAFRARLWNIGAEGQLYIGALAAVLVGSGLLQMPPALMIPTIMIAGFIAGGLMMVIPTILKQRFGADEVVITLLLNFVVILFVQMLIEGPLKDPLSMGWPQSVPLLAEAKLAKLVPRLRMHWGLVVGVAAAILLWVLVRKTVLGFEIRAVGENRAAARFAGIPVDATMLKVALISGGLAGLAGVSEVSGVKGYLSSDLSPGFGYSGIVVAMLAGLSPVGTVFAAIFVAAVFVGADSMSRATGISNYLADLVVALSLLCVLVGGFFLRFRVRYERAMTPVAGE; via the coding sequence ATGAGCTTTCGTCTCGAGTCCCGCACCGACGCTTCCGTGGCGCTCAAGCTGATGGTCTCGCTTGGCGCCGCGGTGGCCGCCTTACTGCTGGTTGCGATCCCGGTGCTTTTCGCCGGCGGTTCGCCGCTCACCGCCTATAGCCTTATCATCCAGGGCGCCTTCGGTTCGATGTTCGCGTTTTCCGAGACCCTCAATCGGGCCACGCCGCTGATCCTGACGGGTCTGGCCGCCGCTGTCGCCTTCCGCGCCAGGCTGTGGAACATTGGCGCCGAGGGGCAGCTCTATATTGGGGCACTTGCCGCCGTGCTTGTTGGCAGCGGCCTGCTGCAGATGCCGCCGGCGCTGATGATCCCGACTATCATGATTGCCGGCTTCATTGCCGGCGGGCTGATGATGGTCATCCCGACCATTCTCAAGCAGCGGTTTGGCGCCGACGAGGTTGTCATCACCCTGCTGCTCAACTTCGTCGTCATTCTGTTCGTCCAGATGCTGATAGAGGGGCCGCTCAAGGACCCGTTGTCGATGGGCTGGCCGCAATCGGTGCCGCTGCTGGCTGAGGCGAAGCTGGCCAAGCTGGTGCCGCGGTTGCGCATGCATTGGGGGCTGGTGGTCGGGGTGGCGGCGGCAATTCTTCTTTGGGTGCTGGTGCGTAAGACCGTGCTCGGCTTCGAGATCAGAGCAGTCGGCGAAAACCGCGCAGCGGCGCGCTTTGCAGGCATCCCGGTGGATGCGACCATGCTGAAGGTGGCGCTGATTTCGGGCGGCCTGGCTGGTTTGGCCGGCGTCAGTGAGGTTTCCGGCGTGAAGGGCTATCTGTCCTCGGACCTGTCGCCCGGCTTTGGCTATTCCGGCATCGTGGTGGCCATGTTGGCCGGCCTGTCGCCAGTTGGCACGGTGTTCGCTGCGATCTTTGTCGCGGCGGTGTTCGTCGGTGCGGATTCGATGAGCCGGGCCACCGGCATCTCCAACTATCTGGCCGACCTGGTGGTGGCGCTGTCGCTGCTCTGTGTGCTGGTCGGCGGTTTCTTCCTGCGCTTCCGCGTCCGCTATGAGCGCGCTATGACGCCGGTTGCGGGGGAGTAG